One part of the Streptomyces sp. AM 2-1-1 genome encodes these proteins:
- a CDS encoding MoaD/ThiS family protein — protein sequence MAAGTIRYWAAAKAAAGTAEEPYAATTLAQALDAARRRHPGELVRVLMRCSFLVDGDPVGKRNHETVRLAEGGTVEVLPPFAGG from the coding sequence ATGGCGGCGGGCACGATCCGCTACTGGGCCGCGGCCAAGGCCGCCGCGGGGACGGCCGAGGAGCCGTACGCGGCGACGACACTGGCGCAGGCGCTGGACGCCGCACGCCGACGGCACCCCGGAGAGCTGGTGCGGGTCCTCATGAGGTGCTCGTTCCTGGTCGACGGCGATCCGGTCGGCAAGCGGAACCATGAGACGGTACGCCTTGCCGAGGGCGGCACGGTCGAGGTGCTCCCGCCGTTCGCAGGAGGGTGA
- a CDS encoding alpha/beta fold hydrolase: MSSLSEGRFVSSSVPLITRTPHRATLLTDDGVPVEAVYEPCTAGAGSGGDGVGEQTAIVVAHGFTGALDRPAVRRAAGVFSQRAAVVTFSFRGHGKSGGKSTVGDREVLDLAAAVAWARSLGHRRIVTVGFSMGGSVVLRQAALYTKESVANEGAVRGVVKSAGRVGGPGAGPAHVDGVISVSSPARWYYRGTASMRRLHWVVTRPTGRLVGRYGLGTRIHDEDWDPVPLSPVEAVPLIAPAPLLVVHGDRDPYFPLDHPRMLADAAGGAAELWLERGMGHAENAADEALLGRMAAWAVGG; the protein is encoded by the coding sequence ATGAGTTCACTCTCCGAGGGTCGATTCGTGAGTTCTTCTGTTCCCTTGATCACGCGAACCCCGCACCGGGCCACATTGCTCACCGATGACGGGGTGCCGGTGGAGGCGGTGTACGAACCGTGTACGGCCGGTGCCGGGTCCGGCGGGGACGGGGTCGGGGAGCAGACCGCGATCGTGGTCGCCCACGGTTTCACCGGGGCTCTCGACCGGCCGGCGGTGCGGCGCGCCGCAGGGGTGTTCTCGCAGCGTGCGGCGGTGGTGACCTTCTCCTTTCGGGGGCACGGAAAGTCCGGCGGAAAGTCCACCGTGGGGGATCGCGAGGTCCTGGATCTGGCCGCCGCGGTGGCCTGGGCGCGGTCCCTGGGACACCGCAGAATCGTTACGGTCGGGTTCTCCATGGGCGGCTCCGTGGTCCTGCGGCAGGCCGCTCTGTATACGAAAGAATCCGTAGCGAATGAGGGGGCCGTTCGGGGGGTGGTGAAATCCGCCGGCCGGGTCGGCGGGCCCGGCGCGGGGCCCGCCCACGTCGACGGGGTGATCTCGGTCAGCTCCCCGGCCCGCTGGTACTACCGGGGCACCGCGTCGATGCGCCGGCTGCACTGGGTGGTCACCCGTCCCACCGGCCGGCTGGTGGGACGGTACGGACTGGGTACCCGCATCCACGACGAGGACTGGGACCCGGTGCCCCTCTCCCCGGTGGAGGCGGTCCCGCTGATCGCCCCCGCCCCGCTGCTGGTGGTGCACGGCGATCGCGACCCGTACTTCCCGCTGGACCACCCCCGGATGCTGGCGGACGCGGCCGGGGGTGCGGCCGAACTGTGGCTGGAGCGGGGCATGGGACACGCCGAGAACGCGGCCGACGAGGCGCTGCTCGGGCGGATGGCCGCCTGGGCGGTCGGCGGGTGA
- a CDS encoding DUF1416 domain-containing protein, whose product MCGAQAGGPDASTIKPGETTIQGSVTRDGEPVTGYVRLLDSTGEFTAEVPTSATGQFRFYAAEGTWTVRALVPGGSADRTVVAQTGGLSEVAIAV is encoded by the coding sequence ATGTGTGGAGCACAGGCCGGCGGCCCCGACGCCTCGACCATCAAGCCCGGCGAGACGACGATCCAGGGCAGCGTGACCCGCGACGGCGAGCCCGTCACCGGCTACGTCCGTCTGCTGGACTCGACCGGTGAGTTCACCGCCGAGGTCCCGACCTCGGCGACCGGACAGTTCCGTTTCTACGCGGCCGAGGGGACCTGGACGGTCCGCGCGCTGGTTCCGGGCGGCAGCGCCGACCGCACCGTCGTCGCGCAGACCGGTGGCCTCTCCGAGGTGGCCATCGCCGTCTGA
- a CDS encoding DsrE family protein yields the protein MPKKLVIKVTAGADSAERCSQAFTVAAVAVASGVEVSLWLTGESAWFALPGRAADFELPHAAPLPDLIESIMAGGRITLCTQCAARRDITERDVLEGVRIAGAQVFVQEAMADGAQALVY from the coding sequence ATGCCGAAGAAGCTCGTGATCAAGGTGACCGCAGGGGCAGACTCCGCCGAGCGGTGCTCGCAGGCCTTCACGGTGGCGGCCGTCGCCGTCGCCAGCGGGGTGGAGGTCTCGCTCTGGCTGACCGGCGAATCCGCCTGGTTCGCCCTGCCCGGCCGCGCCGCCGACTTCGAGCTCCCGCACGCCGCACCGCTGCCCGACCTCATCGAGTCGATCATGGCGGGCGGCCGGATCACCCTCTGCACCCAGTGCGCGGCACGGCGGGACATCACGGAGCGGGACGTCCTGGAGGGCGTACGGATCGCGGGGGCGCAGGTGTTCGTCCAGGAGGCCATGGCCGACGGCGCCCAGGCGCTCGTCTACTGA
- a CDS encoding FABP family protein, giving the protein MISIPSDLHRDLVPLAFLLGNWAGAGVADFPGEEKCNFGQEVTFSHDGRDFLEYVSHSWVLDAEGNKVRPLESESGYWRIDADRKVEIVMVRDQGVVEVWYGDLAAQKPQIDVVTDAVARTAASGPYSGGKRLYGYVNSDLMWVGEKATPDVELRPYMSAHLKKVVTAEEVQEMAKSLGDLPDDGIAFFK; this is encoded by the coding sequence ATGATCTCGATTCCGTCCGACCTTCACCGGGACCTCGTTCCGCTGGCATTCCTGCTGGGCAACTGGGCCGGCGCGGGCGTCGCCGACTTCCCCGGCGAGGAGAAGTGCAACTTCGGCCAGGAAGTCACCTTCAGCCACGACGGCCGCGACTTCCTCGAATACGTGTCGCACTCCTGGGTGCTCGACGCCGAGGGCAACAAGGTCCGGCCGCTGGAGTCCGAGTCCGGCTACTGGCGCATCGACGCGGACCGCAAGGTCGAGATCGTCATGGTCCGCGACCAGGGCGTGGTCGAGGTCTGGTACGGCGATCTGGCCGCGCAGAAGCCGCAGATCGACGTCGTCACCGACGCCGTCGCCCGCACCGCCGCCTCCGGCCCGTACAGCGGTGGCAAGCGCCTCTACGGTTACGTGAACAGCGACCTCATGTGGGTCGGCGAGAAGGCCACCCCCGACGTCGAGCTGCGCCCCTACATGTCGGCGCACCTCAAGAAGGTCGTCACGGCGGAAGAGGTCCAGGAGATGGCGAAGAGCCTCGGCGACCTCCCCGACGACGGCATCGCCTTCTTCAAGTAG
- a CDS encoding sulfurtransferase, whose amino-acid sequence MSRSDVLVDADWVEAHIDDPQVAIVEVDEDTSAYEKNHIRNAIRIDWTKDLQDPVRRDFVDQAGFEKLLSEKGIANDTLVILYGGNNNWFASYAYWYFKLYGHENVKLLDGGRKKWELDSRDLTDAVPARPATEYKAKAQDESIRAYRDDVVAAIGTLNLVDVRSPDEFSGKLLAPAHLPQEQSQRPGHVPGARNIPWSKNANDDGTFKSDDELKALYEGERVDLSKDTIAYCRIGERSALTWFVLHELLGQENVKNYDGSWTEYGSLVGVPIELGANK is encoded by the coding sequence ATGAGCCGCAGTGACGTACTGGTCGACGCCGACTGGGTCGAGGCCCACATCGACGACCCGCAGGTCGCCATCGTCGAGGTCGACGAGGACACCTCGGCCTACGAGAAGAACCACATCAGGAACGCCATCCGGATCGACTGGACGAAGGACCTGCAGGACCCGGTCCGCCGTGACTTCGTCGACCAGGCCGGCTTCGAGAAGCTCCTGTCGGAGAAGGGCATCGCCAACGACACGCTGGTGATCCTCTACGGCGGCAACAACAACTGGTTCGCGTCCTACGCGTACTGGTACTTCAAGCTCTACGGCCACGAGAACGTCAAGCTCCTCGACGGTGGCCGCAAGAAGTGGGAGCTCGACTCCCGCGACCTGACCGACGCCGTCCCGGCGCGTCCGGCCACGGAGTACAAGGCCAAGGCCCAGGACGAGTCGATCCGCGCCTACCGCGACGACGTCGTGGCGGCCATCGGCACGCTGAACCTGGTCGACGTGCGCTCGCCCGACGAGTTCAGCGGCAAGCTGCTCGCCCCGGCACACCTCCCGCAGGAGCAGTCGCAGCGCCCCGGCCACGTGCCCGGCGCCCGCAACATCCCGTGGTCGAAGAACGCCAACGACGACGGCACCTTCAAGTCGGACGACGAGCTCAAGGCCCTCTACGAGGGTGAGCGGGTCGACCTGTCGAAGGACACCATCGCGTACTGCCGCATCGGCGAGCGCTCCGCGCTGACCTGGTTCGTCCTGCACGAGCTGCTCGGCCAGGAGAACGTCAAGAACTACGACGGTTCGTGGACCGAGTACGGCTCCCTCGTCGGCGTGCCGATCGAGCTCGGCGCCAACAAGTAA
- a CDS encoding DUF2993 domain-containing protein encodes MRALRILLIVVVVLGGLFVAVDRAAVHFGEKEAADRVKISGATAASTDVSIHGFPFLTQIAGRELDRVDVTLKGIRAGSGDRTIRISELRAELDRVVIGEGYSSARAGLVTGTALVSYADLTAAADDGVTVQYADNGKVKVTGTVQVLGNDLTRSVISSVTLVDGRTVRVRADAVPGEGIPGLEGLVRTRTDFERSVGGLPDGVVLRKIEARPEGLEISVQASDLALTG; translated from the coding sequence ATGCGCGCACTGCGAATACTGCTGATCGTCGTGGTGGTGCTGGGGGGCCTGTTCGTGGCCGTCGACCGCGCCGCCGTCCACTTCGGCGAGAAGGAGGCGGCGGACCGCGTCAAGATCAGTGGCGCGACGGCCGCCTCGACCGACGTGTCGATCCACGGCTTCCCCTTCCTCACCCAGATCGCGGGCCGGGAGCTCGACCGCGTCGACGTCACGCTGAAGGGCATCCGGGCCGGCAGCGGCGACCGCACCATCCGGATCAGCGAACTGCGGGCCGAACTCGACCGGGTGGTCATCGGCGAGGGGTACTCCAGCGCCCGGGCCGGTCTCGTCACGGGCACCGCGCTGGTCAGCTACGCGGACCTGACGGCCGCCGCCGACGACGGCGTCACCGTGCAGTACGCCGACAACGGCAAGGTCAAGGTCACGGGCACCGTCCAGGTCCTCGGCAACGACCTCACCCGCAGCGTCATCTCCTCGGTCACCCTCGTCGACGGCCGCACCGTCCGCGTCCGCGCGGACGCGGTGCCCGGTGAGGGCATCCCCGGCCTGGAAGGGCTGGTGCGGACCCGTACGGACTTCGAGCGCAGTGTCGGCGGGCTGCCGGACGGCGTGGTGCTGAGGAAGATCGAGGCGCGGCCGGAGGGCCTGGAGATCTCCGTGCAGGCCAGTGACCTCGCCCTCACCGGCTGA
- a CDS encoding DUF3099 domain-containing protein, producing MYARRRRGYFWLMGGCVVLFVSAWAVVRLWSMPVAVGMCVVAMVIPPVAAMVANRRGPEDRWWDEYPSGDPESDAWWDELDARKRRRHDR from the coding sequence ATGTACGCCCGGCGCCGGCGCGGCTACTTCTGGCTGATGGGCGGATGCGTCGTCCTCTTCGTGTCCGCCTGGGCCGTCGTGCGCCTGTGGTCGATGCCGGTCGCCGTCGGGATGTGCGTGGTCGCCATGGTCATCCCGCCGGTCGCGGCGATGGTCGCCAACCGGCGCGGCCCCGAGGACCGTTGGTGGGACGAGTACCCGTCCGGCGACCCGGAGTCCGACGCGTGGTGGGACGAGCTGGACGCCAGGAAGCGGCGCCGGCACGACCGTTGA
- a CDS encoding transcriptional repressor, whose product MVSTDWKTDLRQRGYRLTPQRQLVLEAVDALEHATPDEILGEVRRTASGVNISTVYRTLELLEELGLVSHAHLGHGAPTYHLADRHHHIHLVCRDCSDVIEADTEVAAGFTAKLRETFGFETDLKHFAIFGRCRRCTAVAEREDAGA is encoded by the coding sequence GTGGTGAGCACCGACTGGAAGACCGACCTCCGGCAGCGCGGTTACCGGCTCACGCCGCAGCGACAGCTCGTGCTGGAGGCGGTCGACGCACTGGAGCACGCGACGCCCGACGAGATCCTCGGCGAGGTGCGCCGGACCGCGTCCGGGGTCAACATCTCCACGGTGTACCGGACCCTGGAACTCCTGGAGGAGCTCGGGCTGGTCAGCCACGCCCACCTCGGCCACGGCGCCCCGACCTACCACCTGGCCGACCGCCACCACCACATCCATCTGGTCTGCCGCGACTGCTCGGACGTCATAGAGGCGGACACCGAGGTGGCGGCCGGTTTCACCGCCAAGCTGCGGGAGACGTTCGGCTTCGAGACGGACCTCAAGCACTTCGCGATCTTCGGCCGGTGCCGCCGCTGCACGGCCGTGGCGGAGCGCGAGGACGCCGGCGCGTAG